One Pectobacterium colocasium DNA segment encodes these proteins:
- the topA gene encoding type I DNA topoisomerase, whose translation MGKALVIVESPAKAKTINKYLGNDYVVKSSVGHVRDLPTSGSVSKKSADSTKDKTKKKVKKDEKSALVNRMGVDPYHGWKANYEILPGKEKVVSELKTLAENADHIYLATDLDREGEAIAWHLREIIGGEDERFSRVVFNEITKNAITQAFEKPDTLNIDRVNAQQARRFMDRVVGYMVSPLLWKKIARGLSAGRVQSVAVRLIVDREREIKAFVPEEYWELHADLLANSDVQLQMQVTHHNGKPFKPVNKAQTQAAVSLLENARYKVADREDKPTSSKPGAPFITSTLQQAASTRLGFGVKKTMMMAQRLYEAGYITYMRTDSTNLSQDALTMVRGYIGDEFGKRYLPESANLYSSKENSQEAHEAIRPSDVGVLADSLKDMEVDAQKLYQLIWRQFVACQMTPAQYDSTTLIVEAADYQLRAKGRTLRFDGWTKVMPALRKNDEDRTLPTVAVGEALTLQKLLPGQHFTKPPARYSDASLVKELEKRGIGRPSTYASIISTIQDRGYVRVENRRFYAEKMGEIVTDRLEENFRELMNYDFTARMESRLDQVANNQAEWKAVLDEFFNEFSQQLEKAEQDPEEGGMRPNAMVLTSIDCPTCSRQMGIRTASTGVFLGCSGYALSPKERCKTTINLIPENEVLNVLEGDDAETNALRARRRCEKCGTAMDSYLIDNQRKLHVCGNNPACDGYEIETGEFRIKGYDGPIVECEKCGSEMHLKMGRFGKYMACTNESCGNTRKILRNGEVAPPKEDPVPLPELPCEKSDAYFVLRDGAAGVFLAANTFPKSRETRAPLVEELVRFKDRLPEKLRYLAEAPAVDKDGNKTQVRFSRKTKQQYVSSEKDGKATGWSAFYIDGKWVEGKK comes from the coding sequence ATGGGTAAAGCTCTCGTTATCGTCGAGTCCCCGGCAAAAGCCAAAACGATCAACAAGTATTTAGGCAATGACTACGTGGTGAAATCCAGCGTCGGTCATGTACGCGATTTGCCGACGAGTGGCTCAGTCAGTAAAAAGAGCGCGGACTCAACGAAAGATAAAACGAAAAAGAAAGTCAAAAAGGATGAAAAATCCGCGCTGGTTAATCGTATGGGCGTCGACCCTTATCATGGCTGGAAAGCCAACTACGAAATACTGCCGGGTAAGGAGAAGGTCGTCTCCGAATTAAAAACGCTGGCGGAAAATGCCGACCACATCTATCTCGCAACCGACCTTGACCGCGAAGGGGAAGCCATTGCCTGGCACCTGCGGGAAATCATTGGTGGTGAAGATGAGCGTTTCAGCCGCGTGGTGTTTAATGAAATCACGAAAAACGCCATTACGCAGGCATTTGAAAAACCAGACACGTTGAATATTGACCGCGTTAATGCGCAGCAGGCGCGTCGGTTTATGGATCGCGTGGTGGGTTACATGGTATCCCCGCTACTGTGGAAAAAAATCGCCCGCGGCTTGTCCGCTGGCCGCGTGCAGTCGGTTGCGGTGCGCCTGATTGTCGATCGCGAACGCGAAATCAAAGCATTCGTGCCGGAAGAATATTGGGAATTGCACGCCGATTTGCTGGCAAACAGCGATGTTCAACTGCAAATGCAGGTGACGCACCACAACGGCAAACCGTTTAAACCCGTCAATAAAGCGCAAACGCAGGCGGCGGTTAGCTTGCTTGAAAACGCTCGCTATAAGGTGGCCGATCGTGAAGATAAGCCAACCAGCAGTAAACCGGGCGCGCCGTTCATCACCTCTACGCTGCAACAGGCTGCCAGTACACGTCTTGGTTTTGGCGTGAAAAAAACCATGATGATGGCACAGCGTCTGTATGAGGCGGGCTACATTACTTACATGCGTACCGACTCAACGAACCTCAGTCAGGATGCCTTGACGATGGTACGTGGCTATATTGGCGACGAGTTCGGCAAACGCTATCTGCCTGAATCAGCGAACCTTTACAGCAGCAAAGAAAACTCTCAGGAAGCGCACGAAGCGATTCGTCCTTCCGATGTTGGCGTGCTGGCCGACAGCCTGAAAGATATGGAAGTCGATGCACAGAAGCTGTATCAGCTGATCTGGCGTCAGTTCGTCGCTTGCCAAATGACGCCTGCGCAATACGATTCCACTACGTTAATCGTGGAAGCCGCAGATTATCAACTGCGTGCGAAAGGCCGTACGCTGCGTTTCGATGGCTGGACGAAAGTCATGCCTGCGCTGCGTAAAAATGATGAAGACCGCACGCTGCCAACCGTGGCGGTGGGCGAGGCGTTGACGCTGCAGAAGTTGCTGCCAGGTCAACACTTCACTAAGCCACCAGCACGTTACAGCGATGCCTCACTGGTTAAAGAGCTGGAAAAGCGTGGCATTGGCCGTCCATCTACCTACGCATCTATTATTTCGACCATTCAGGATCGCGGTTACGTTCGTGTAGAGAACCGCCGTTTCTACGCCGAGAAGATGGGCGAAATCGTTACCGATCGATTGGAAGAAAACTTCCGCGAATTGATGAATTACGATTTCACCGCGCGGATGGAAAGTCGTCTCGATCAGGTCGCTAATAATCAGGCGGAATGGAAAGCGGTGCTGGATGAGTTCTTCAATGAATTCAGCCAGCAGTTGGAAAAGGCGGAACAGGATCCGGAAGAAGGCGGCATGCGCCCTAATGCGATGGTGTTGACCAGCATTGACTGCCCAACCTGTTCCCGTCAAATGGGGATTCGTACTGCCAGCACTGGTGTGTTCCTGGGCTGTTCCGGCTACGCTTTGTCGCCGAAAGAGCGCTGCAAGACCACGATCAACCTGATCCCAGAAAACGAAGTGCTGAACGTGTTGGAAGGTGATGATGCTGAAACCAACGCGCTGCGCGCTCGTCGCCGCTGTGAAAAATGTGGTACGGCGATGGACAGCTACCTGATTGATAATCAGCGCAAGCTGCACGTTTGTGGCAACAACCCAGCTTGTGACGGGTATGAGATCGAAACCGGCGAGTTCCGCATCAAAGGCTATGACGGCCCGATTGTTGAGTGCGAGAAGTGTGGTTCAGAAATGCATCTCAAAATGGGACGTTTCGGGAAATACATGGCGTGTACCAACGAGAGCTGTGGAAATACGCGTAAGATCCTGCGCAATGGTGAGGTGGCACCACCGAAGGAAGATCCGGTGCCGCTGCCTGAGCTGCCTTGTGAGAAGTCCGATGCTTATTTCGTCCTGCGTGACGGCGCGGCAGGTGTTTTCCTTGCAGCGAATACGTTCCCTAAATCTCGTGAGACGCGAGCACCACTGGTAGAAGAACTGGTGCGCTTCAAAGATCGCTTGCCGGAAAAACTGCGCTATTTGGCGGAAGCGCCAGCGGTTGATAAAGACGGCAATAAGACGCAGGTGCGTTTCAGCCGTAAGACTAAGCAGCAATATGTCTCGTCAGAAAAAGATGGCAAGGCAACAGGCTGGTCAGCGTTTTACATTGATGGCAAATGGGTTGAAGGGAAGAAGTAA
- the cysB gene encoding HTH-type transcriptional regulator CysB: protein MKLQQLRYIVEVVNHNLNVSSTAEGLYTSQPGISKQVRMLEDELGIQIFARSGKHLTQVTPAGQEVIRIAREVLSKVDAIKAVAGEHTYPDKGSLYVATTHTQARYALPGVIKGFIDRYPRVSLHMHQGSPTQIAEAVAKGTADFAIATEALHLYDDLIMLPCYHWNRAVVVKPDHPLASKTDISIEELAAYPIVTYTFGFTGRSELDTAFNRAGLTPRIVFTATDADVIKTYVRLGLGVGVIANMAVDPQTETDLVTINANSIFSYSTTKIGFRRSTFLRSYMYDFIQRFAPHLTRDVVDTAVALRSNDEIEAMFKDVTLPVK from the coding sequence ATGAAACTACAACAGCTTCGTTATATTGTTGAAGTTGTTAATCACAACCTGAATGTATCTTCTACTGCAGAAGGGTTGTACACCTCCCAGCCGGGGATCAGTAAACAGGTCCGTATGCTGGAGGATGAGTTGGGCATTCAGATTTTTGCCCGTAGTGGAAAACACCTGACGCAGGTGACACCAGCCGGACAGGAAGTCATCCGCATTGCACGTGAAGTGTTGTCGAAAGTCGATGCCATCAAAGCGGTTGCCGGAGAGCATACTTATCCCGATAAAGGATCGCTGTACGTGGCGACTACACACACGCAGGCTCGCTATGCGCTGCCTGGCGTCATCAAAGGCTTCATCGATCGCTATCCTCGCGTGTCGCTGCATATGCATCAGGGCTCGCCGACGCAGATTGCTGAGGCCGTTGCGAAAGGAACTGCGGATTTTGCTATTGCGACCGAAGCGCTCCACCTGTACGACGATCTGATCATGCTGCCGTGCTACCACTGGAACCGCGCGGTGGTAGTAAAACCCGATCACCCGCTGGCTTCCAAAACCGACATCTCTATTGAAGAATTGGCCGCTTATCCCATCGTTACCTATACCTTTGGTTTTACGGGGCGTTCCGAGCTGGATACCGCGTTTAACCGTGCGGGGCTGACGCCGCGTATTGTCTTTACCGCCACGGATGCCGATGTGATTAAAACCTACGTCCGTTTAGGGCTGGGGGTGGGGGTTATTGCCAATATGGCGGTTGATCCGCAAACGGAAACCGATCTGGTGACCATCAACGCGAACAGTATTTTCAGCTACAGTACAACGAAAATCGGCTTCCGCCGCAGCACGTTCCTGCGTAGCTACATGTACGATTTCATCCAGCGTTTTGCGCCGCATTTAACGCGTGATGTCGTCGATACGGCCGTTGCGCTGCGTTCAAATGATGAAATAGAAGCGATGTTCAAGGACGTCACGCTACCTGTGAAATAA
- the dtpA gene encoding dipeptide/tripeptide permease DtpA: MSTANNNSESTESVSMNAFKQPKAFYLIFSIELWERFGYYGLQGIMAVYLVKMLGMSETDSITLFSSFSALVYGFVAIGGWLGDKVLGTKRVIVLGAIVLALGYTMIAYSGHSVAWVYIGMATIAVGNGLFKANPSALLSTCYAKDDPCLDGAFTMYYMSVNIGSFFSMLATPVLAAHYGWSVAFSLSVVGMILTLVNFMFCRKWVSTQGSQPDFEPINLKKLVITLAGIVVLVALSTWLLHNQSVARWILTIISVAVVAIFIKEMLAVSGAERRKMIVALLLMLEAVVFFVLYNQMPTSLNFFAIRNVEHAILGFSFEPEQYQALNPFWIMVASPILAAVYNKMGDQLPMAHKFAMGMVLCSGAFLVLPWGASMANEQGIVSVNWLILCYGLQSIGELMISGLGLAMVAQLVPQRLMGFIMGAWFLTSAGAAIIAGYVANMMAVPENVVDPHVSLEVYSNVFLQIGIVTGIIAVMMLLTAPKLTRMTQDVATDVPADAATTTASA, translated from the coding sequence GTGTCAACAGCAAACAACAACAGCGAATCCACCGAAAGCGTCAGCATGAACGCGTTCAAACAACCAAAAGCGTTTTATCTCATCTTTAGTATTGAGCTGTGGGAGCGTTTTGGTTACTACGGCCTGCAAGGCATCATGGCCGTTTATCTGGTCAAAATGCTAGGCATGTCCGAAACCGACTCCATCACCCTCTTCTCCTCGTTCAGCGCGCTGGTATACGGTTTTGTCGCTATTGGCGGCTGGCTGGGTGATAAAGTCCTCGGCACCAAACGCGTGATCGTTCTGGGTGCTATCGTGCTGGCGCTTGGTTACACCATGATTGCCTATTCCGGCCACAGTGTGGCGTGGGTTTATATCGGTATGGCAACCATTGCCGTCGGTAACGGTTTGTTTAAAGCCAACCCGTCGGCCCTGCTGTCGACCTGCTATGCGAAGGACGATCCATGTCTGGATGGCGCCTTCACCATGTACTACATGTCGGTGAACATCGGTTCCTTCTTCTCTATGCTGGCGACACCGGTACTGGCCGCACACTATGGCTGGAGCGTCGCCTTCTCCCTGAGCGTAGTCGGGATGATTCTGACGCTGGTCAACTTCATGTTCTGCCGTAAGTGGGTCAGTACACAAGGTTCTCAGCCAGATTTCGAACCGATCAATTTGAAGAAACTTGTCATTACTCTCGCGGGTATCGTGGTGCTGGTCGCACTTTCCACCTGGCTACTGCACAATCAGAGCGTTGCTCGTTGGATTCTGACCATTATTTCAGTCGCCGTTGTCGCCATCTTCATTAAAGAAATGCTGGCGGTAAGCGGTGCAGAACGTCGGAAAATGATCGTCGCGCTGCTGCTGATGCTGGAAGCTGTCGTCTTCTTTGTGTTGTACAACCAGATGCCAACCTCACTGAACTTCTTTGCGATTCGCAACGTTGAGCACGCCATTTTAGGTTTTTCCTTTGAGCCGGAGCAGTATCAGGCACTCAACCCGTTCTGGATCATGGTTGCCAGCCCGATTCTGGCTGCGGTTTATAACAAAATGGGCGATCAACTGCCGATGGCGCACAAGTTTGCGATGGGTATGGTGCTGTGTTCCGGTGCGTTCCTGGTGCTGCCGTGGGGCGCCAGCATGGCAAACGAACAGGGTATCGTGTCCGTCAACTGGCTGATCCTCTGCTATGGCCTGCAAAGTATCGGGGAATTAATGATTTCCGGTCTGGGTCTGGCGATGGTCGCGCAACTGGTGCCACAGCGTCTGATGGGTTTCATCATGGGTGCCTGGTTCCTGACATCGGCTGGTGCCGCAATTATCGCGGGCTACGTCGCTAACATGATGGCCGTGCCTGAGAACGTCGTAGACCCACACGTGTCCCTTGAGGTTTACAGCAATGTCTTCCTGCAGATTGGCATCGTAACAGGCATCATCGCCGTTATGATGCTGCTGACCGCGCCGAAACTGACGCGTATGACGCAAGATGTCGCCACTGATGTTCCTGCGGACGCCGCTACGACAACAGCATCCGCCTGA
- the nth gene encoding endonuclease III gives MNKAKRIEILTRLRANNPHPTTELNFSTPFELLIAVLLSAQATDVSVNKATAKLYPVANTPEALLELGVDGVKEYIKTIGLFNSKAENVIKTCRLLLEKHQGQVPEDRAALEALPGVGRKTANVVLNTAFGWPTIAVDTHIFRVSNRTGFAPGKNVEQVEEKLLKVVPAEFKVDCHHWLILHGRYTCIARKPRCGSCLIEDLCEFGEKIDA, from the coding sequence GTGAACAAGGCCAAACGGATTGAGATCTTAACGCGATTGCGAGCCAACAATCCCCATCCCACAACAGAGTTAAATTTCAGCACGCCGTTTGAACTGCTCATTGCCGTCTTGCTTTCCGCACAGGCAACCGATGTCAGCGTCAACAAAGCAACAGCAAAACTCTATCCTGTCGCGAATACGCCGGAAGCCCTGCTCGAACTCGGCGTAGACGGCGTGAAAGAGTACATCAAGACCATCGGTCTGTTTAACAGCAAAGCGGAAAACGTCATCAAGACCTGCCGTTTGCTGTTGGAAAAGCATCAGGGACAGGTTCCTGAAGATCGTGCGGCGCTGGAAGCCTTACCCGGCGTAGGACGAAAAACGGCAAACGTCGTCCTGAATACCGCGTTTGGCTGGCCGACGATTGCCGTTGATACCCACATTTTCCGCGTCAGCAACCGCACAGGATTTGCGCCGGGTAAAAATGTTGAACAGGTAGAGGAAAAACTGCTGAAAGTCGTTCCGGCAGAATTTAAAGTCGACTGTCATCACTGGTTAATCCTGCATGGTCGTTACACCTGTATCGCACGCAAACCACGCTGTGGTTCCTGCCTGATTGAAGATTTGTGCGAATTTGGTGAGAAGATCGACGCCTAA
- a CDS encoding electron transport complex subunit E, giving the protein MSQTKALFVEGLWKNNSALVQLLGLCPLLAVSSTATNALGLGLATTLVLTCTNIAVSALRRWVPAEIRIPIYVMIIASVVSTVQMLINAYAYGLYQSLGIFIPLIVTNCIVIGRAEAFASKHAVFPSAIDGLAMGLGATSALVVLGSLREILGNGTLFDGADLLLGSWAKALRIEVVHLDSPFLLAMLPPGAFIGLGLLLAAKYLIDEKMKQRRARAAITEGKTAPATDTVGESL; this is encoded by the coding sequence ATGAGTCAAACCAAAGCACTTTTCGTTGAAGGGTTATGGAAGAATAACTCGGCACTGGTTCAATTGCTGGGTCTTTGCCCCCTGCTAGCCGTGTCATCAACCGCGACTAACGCGCTGGGCTTAGGGCTGGCAACCACGCTGGTTCTCACCTGCACCAACATAGCCGTCTCTGCGCTACGCCGCTGGGTGCCGGCGGAAATCCGTATTCCCATTTATGTCATGATCATTGCCTCGGTGGTCAGCACCGTGCAAATGTTGATCAACGCTTACGCCTACGGTTTATATCAATCGCTGGGTATCTTTATTCCGCTGATCGTGACGAACTGTATCGTCATCGGCCGTGCTGAAGCCTTCGCTTCCAAGCATGCGGTGTTCCCTTCTGCAATTGACGGCCTGGCTATGGGGCTGGGGGCCACTAGCGCGCTGGTGGTGCTCGGTTCTTTACGTGAAATTCTGGGAAACGGCACGCTGTTCGACGGCGCAGATTTGTTGCTGGGCAGTTGGGCTAAGGCGCTCCGCATCGAGGTTGTACACCTTGACTCCCCGTTCCTGCTGGCCATGCTGCCACCGGGCGCGTTTATCGGTCTCGGGCTGTTGCTAGCTGCGAAATATTTGATCGATGAGAAAATGAAACAGCGCCGAGCCCGTGCTGCTATCACCGAAGGGAAAACGGCGCCGGCAACCGATACCGTAGGGGAATCGCTGTGA
- the rsxG gene encoding electron transport complex subunit RsxG: MITTMRRHATTLALFAAFTTAVTAVVNMLTEPTISHQAMLQQKMLLDQVVPAELYNSDIQKECYVVTNPALGSSAPHRVFIARQNGEPVAAALESTAPDGYSGAIRLLVGADFHGKVLGVRVTEHHETPGLGDKIEVRISDWITRFSGQTVEGEQDARWAVKKEGGMFDQFTGATITPRAVINSVKRSALYLQTLPPQINTLSACGEAQ; encoded by the coding sequence ATGATAACCACAATGCGCCGCCACGCGACAACACTGGCCCTGTTTGCCGCGTTCACTACCGCCGTCACTGCCGTGGTGAACATGCTGACGGAACCCACGATCTCGCATCAGGCGATGTTGCAACAAAAAATGCTGTTGGATCAGGTGGTTCCCGCTGAGTTATACAATAGTGACATTCAAAAAGAGTGTTACGTTGTCACTAATCCGGCATTAGGATCGTCAGCGCCGCATCGCGTATTTATCGCTCGTCAGAACGGAGAACCCGTCGCCGCCGCACTGGAAAGTACCGCGCCGGATGGCTATTCTGGTGCCATTAGGCTGCTGGTCGGTGCCGATTTTCATGGCAAGGTACTTGGTGTCCGCGTCACCGAGCACCATGAAACGCCGGGGCTGGGTGACAAAATCGAAGTACGCATTTCTGACTGGATCACCCGCTTCAGCGGACAAACGGTAGAGGGTGAACAGGATGCTCGCTGGGCAGTGAAGAAAGAAGGCGGAATGTTTGATCAATTCACTGGAGCCACCATTACGCCACGCGCCGTCATTAATAGCGTAAAACGCAGCGCTCTTTACCTGCAAACGCTGCCGCCACAAATCAACACGCTGTCCGCCTGTGGAGAGGCCCAATGA
- the rsxD gene encoding electron transport complex subunit RsxD: MAFRIASSPFTHNQQRTQRIMLLVILACLPGMLAQVYFFGYGNLIQVGLASATALIAEGVTLSLRKFAVRTTLADNSALLTAVLLGISLPPLAPWWMVVMATVFAIIIAKQLYGGLGQNPFNPAMIGYVVLLISFPVQMTSWLPPVPLQTISVGFHDALIIIFTGHTPDGHTMQQLMHNVDGVSQATPLDTFKTSLRSGQTPQDILQQPMFAQSLSGIGWQWVNIGFLIGGLFLLMRGTIRWHIPVSFLLSLMFCASLSWAIAPEKFAPPMLHLLSGATMLGAFFIATDPVTASTTNRGRLIFGALIGLLVWLIRTYGGYPDGVAFAVLLANITVPLIDYYTKPRAYGHHR; the protein is encoded by the coding sequence ATGGCTTTTAGAATTGCGAGTTCCCCGTTTACACATAATCAGCAGCGCACACAGCGCATCATGCTGTTGGTCATTCTGGCCTGTCTGCCTGGCATGCTGGCGCAGGTCTATTTCTTTGGCTACGGCAACCTGATTCAGGTCGGGCTGGCATCGGCCACCGCGCTTATCGCGGAGGGTGTGACACTGTCACTCAGAAAATTCGCCGTGCGCACTACGCTGGCTGACAATTCCGCACTATTGACTGCCGTATTGCTCGGCATCAGCCTGCCGCCGCTTGCTCCGTGGTGGATGGTGGTCATGGCAACCGTCTTCGCCATCATTATCGCTAAACAGCTGTATGGCGGCTTAGGGCAAAACCCCTTTAACCCCGCGATGATTGGCTATGTAGTGCTGCTGATCTCGTTCCCGGTTCAGATGACGAGCTGGCTGCCACCTGTGCCGCTGCAAACCATTTCCGTCGGTTTCCATGATGCGCTCATCATCATTTTTACCGGACACACGCCTGACGGACATACCATGCAGCAGTTAATGCACAACGTTGATGGTGTCAGTCAGGCTACCCCGCTGGATACGTTTAAAACCAGCCTGCGCTCCGGCCAAACACCACAGGACATTCTGCAACAGCCGATGTTTGCGCAATCGCTGTCAGGCATTGGCTGGCAGTGGGTAAATATCGGTTTTCTCATCGGTGGGCTGTTTTTGCTGATGCGCGGTACCATTCGCTGGCATATTCCGGTCAGTTTCCTGCTGTCGCTGATGTTCTGCGCCTCACTAAGCTGGGCCATCGCGCCGGAGAAGTTCGCTCCGCCGATGCTGCACCTGCTGTCCGGTGCCACCATGCTCGGTGCTTTCTTCATTGCGACCGATCCGGTTACCGCCTCAACCACAAACCGTGGCCGTTTGATTTTTGGGGCGCTGATTGGGTTACTGGTCTGGTTAATTCGGACCTACGGCGGCTACCCAGACGGCGTCGCGTTTGCCGTTCTGCTGGCGAATATCACTGTGCCGCTGATTGACTATTACACCAAGCCACGCGCTTACGGCCACCATCGCTGA
- the rsxC gene encoding electron transport complex subunit RsxC: MLKLFSAFRKDRIWDFDGGIHPPEMKTQSSQTPLRHIPLPEQFIIPLKQHLGPEGEICVSIGDKVLRGQPLTRGKGRTLPVHAPTSGTVNAIRQHTTAHPSGLSELSIIIVPDGDDRWCERQTLMDYRAQSTDTLLAHLHQAGIAGLGGAGFPTAAKLQGGMRGIETLIINGAECEPYITADDRLMQEHAEEIIQGVEILSFLLQPKRILIGIEDNKPEAIAALRLALGKRSDMQLRVIPTKYPSGGAKQLTKILTGKEVPFGKHSAAIGVLMQNVGTAFAIKRAVIDGEPLTERVVTLTGEALRQPGNVWARLGTPVRHLLKQGGFHVNKQPMVVMGGPLMGFTLPSLDVPIVKISNCLLAPSHAEMEPVAEEQSCIRCSKCADACPAGLLPQQLYWFSRGQEHEKARNHHLFDCIECGACAYVCPSNIPLVQYYRQEKAEIRAIDEDAQRAAQAKVRFDAKQARLEREKAARELRHKQAAASVSTSDKDAVQAALERVRRKQTTATEIGAPIAITPDAQPDNRAAIAARAARKAFVREEQLREKRTQQETPTAELDPRKAAVAAALERVKARKAAQQTAENAEVPVSPVAPDVVVEPVTAVEAQEPEDPRKAAVAAAIARVKARKATQQTAENAEVPVSSVAPDVVAEPVTAVEAQEPEDPRKAAVAAAIARVKARKAAQASSYQEE, encoded by the coding sequence ATGCTTAAGCTGTTTTCCGCCTTTAGAAAAGACAGAATCTGGGATTTCGACGGAGGCATTCATCCGCCGGAAATGAAGACGCAGTCCAGCCAGACGCCGCTGCGTCACATTCCGCTGCCAGAACAGTTCATTATTCCGCTCAAGCAGCATCTTGGCCCAGAAGGCGAGATCTGCGTCAGCATCGGCGATAAAGTTCTGCGCGGCCAGCCGCTGACGCGAGGAAAAGGCCGCACGTTGCCCGTTCACGCCCCAACGTCAGGCACGGTGAATGCGATCCGCCAACACACCACGGCGCACCCTTCTGGCCTGTCTGAACTCAGTATTATTATTGTGCCGGATGGCGACGATCGCTGGTGTGAACGTCAGACCTTGATGGATTATCGCGCACAGAGCACCGATACCCTGCTTGCTCACCTGCATCAGGCTGGCATCGCGGGACTGGGCGGCGCAGGGTTCCCTACCGCGGCCAAGTTACAAGGCGGAATGCGCGGGATTGAAACCCTGATCATCAACGGCGCAGAGTGTGAACCCTATATCACCGCAGACGATCGACTCATGCAGGAGCACGCAGAGGAGATTATTCAGGGCGTCGAGATTCTGTCATTCCTGTTGCAGCCAAAACGTATTCTGATCGGAATCGAAGATAATAAGCCAGAAGCGATTGCCGCCCTGCGGTTGGCCTTGGGTAAACGCAGCGACATGCAGTTGCGCGTCATCCCAACCAAGTATCCGTCAGGCGGTGCCAAGCAGCTCACCAAAATTCTGACCGGCAAAGAGGTTCCGTTCGGTAAACACTCCGCCGCGATTGGCGTGTTAATGCAGAACGTCGGTACAGCCTTCGCCATCAAACGTGCCGTGATCGACGGCGAACCGCTCACCGAGCGCGTGGTGACGCTAACCGGTGAAGCCTTGCGTCAGCCCGGTAACGTGTGGGCGCGGCTGGGCACACCAGTACGTCACCTGCTCAAACAGGGGGGCTTCCATGTCAACAAGCAACCGATGGTGGTGATGGGCGGTCCGTTGATGGGCTTTACCCTGCCGTCGCTGGATGTGCCGATCGTCAAAATCAGCAACTGTCTACTCGCGCCATCGCATGCGGAAATGGAGCCGGTTGCCGAAGAGCAATCCTGCATTCGCTGTAGCAAATGTGCCGACGCCTGTCCGGCGGGGCTTTTGCCACAGCAGCTTTACTGGTTCAGCCGTGGGCAGGAACACGAGAAAGCCCGCAATCACCATTTGTTTGACTGCATCGAATGCGGTGCCTGTGCTTACGTCTGCCCCAGCAATATTCCGCTGGTACAGTACTACCGTCAGGAAAAGGCCGAGATTCGGGCAATCGACGAAGACGCACAGCGTGCCGCGCAGGCTAAAGTGCGCTTTGATGCTAAACAGGCTCGTCTGGAACGAGAAAAAGCCGCGCGCGAACTGCGCCACAAACAGGCAGCGGCTAGCGTTTCCACCAGCGATAAAGATGCCGTGCAGGCCGCGCTGGAACGCGTGCGCCGCAAGCAAACCACAGCCACAGAGATCGGTGCACCAATCGCGATTACGCCCGATGCACAGCCCGATAACCGCGCCGCCATCGCCGCGCGGGCTGCCCGCAAAGCATTCGTACGCGAAGAACAGTTACGTGAAAAAAGGACGCAGCAGGAAACCCCAACAGCCGAGCTTGACCCACGTAAAGCCGCGGTAGCCGCCGCACTTGAGCGCGTTAAAGCGCGCAAGGCAGCCCAACAGACCGCGGAAAATGCGGAAGTCCCCGTTTCACCCGTTGCTCCTGACGTGGTTGTCGAGCCTGTTACCGCCGTTGAAGCACAAGAGCCAGAAGATCCACGTAAGGCTGCCGTGGCCGCCGCTATCGCCCGTGTTAAAGCCCGCAAGGCTACCCAACAGACCGCGGAAAATGCGGAGGTCCCCGTTTCATCCGTTGCTCCTGACGTGGTTGCCGAGCCTGTTACCGCCGTTGAAGCACAAGAGCCAGAAGATCCACGTAAGGCTGCCGTGGCTGCGGCCATCGCTCGCGTTAAAGCCCGTAAAGCCGCGCAGGCATCGTCATATCAAGAGGAATAA
- the rsxB gene encoding electron transport complex subunit RsxB has protein sequence MTAIWIAIAALSALALAFGLVLGYASRRFEVENDPIVEEVEAMLPQSQCGQCGYPGCRPYAEAVALNGENINKCGPGGEAMMLKLAEKLNVDPQPLEGDADVQAPARHVAWIDESNCIGCTKCIQACPVDAIIGSTKAVHTVVSDLCTGCDLCVSPCPTDCIELRPIAPTPANWKWDLDTIPVRVIQVERHA, from the coding sequence ATGACCGCAATCTGGATTGCCATTGCGGCATTAAGCGCTCTCGCGCTGGCATTTGGTCTGGTGCTCGGCTACGCCTCCCGTCGGTTTGAAGTCGAAAACGATCCGATCGTGGAAGAAGTGGAAGCCATGCTGCCACAAAGCCAGTGCGGCCAGTGCGGCTACCCTGGCTGTCGGCCTTACGCCGAAGCGGTCGCACTAAATGGGGAAAATATTAATAAATGCGGCCCCGGCGGCGAAGCGATGATGTTGAAGCTGGCTGAAAAGCTCAACGTCGATCCACAGCCGCTGGAGGGCGATGCCGACGTTCAAGCGCCTGCACGCCACGTTGCCTGGATCGACGAAAGTAACTGCATCGGCTGCACCAAGTGCATTCAGGCCTGCCCGGTTGATGCCATCATCGGCAGTACCAAAGCGGTACACACCGTCGTGAGCGATTTATGTACCGGCTGCGATCTCTGCGTCTCCCCTTGCCCGACGGACTGTATCGAATTACGTCCTATCGCTCCGACTCCCGCTAACTGGAAATGGGATCTCGATACGATTCCAGTACGCGTTATTCAAGTAGAACGCCATGCTTAA